In Populus trichocarpa isolate Nisqually-1 chromosome 7, P.trichocarpa_v4.1, whole genome shotgun sequence, the following proteins share a genomic window:
- the LOC18101157 gene encoding metal transporter Nramp3, which yields MPVEENYQPLLQEEEERAYDSDEKVLIIGVDSDTESGGSTVLPPFSWKKLWLFTGPGFLMSIAFLDPGNLEGDLQAGAIAGYSLLWLLLWATAMGLLVQLLSARLGVATGRHLAELCREEYPTWASMVLWIMAELALIGADIQEVIGSAIAIKILSNGFVPLWAGVTITACDCFIFLFLENYGVRKLEAVFAVLIGIMAVTFGWMFADAKPSASELFLGILIPKLSSRTIQQAVGVVGCIIMPHNVFLHSALVQSREIDHNKKDRVQEALRYYSIESTTALVISFVINLFVTTVFAKGFYGTELANSIGLVNAGQYLQDKYGGGFFPILYIWGIGLLAAGQSSTITGTYAGQFIMGGFLNLRLKKWLRALITRSCAIIPTMIVALVFDTSEDSLDVLNEWLNVLQSIQIPFALIPLLCLVSKEQIMGTFKIGPILKMVAWLVAALVMVINGYLLLDFFFNEVTGVAFTTVVCGFTGAYVAFIIYLISRGFTCFSRCCPSKQIEVE from the exons ATGCCTGTAGAAGAAAACTACCAACCTTTattgcaagaagaagaagaaagagcttATGATTCTGATGAGAAAGTGCTCATAATTGGGGTTGATTCTGACACGGAAAGCGGTGGCTCAACGGTGTTGCCACCGTTTTCATGGAAAAAGTTATGGTTGTTTACTGGTCCTGGGTTTTTAATGTCCATTGCGTTTTTGGATCCTGGGAATTTGGAAGGGGATCTTCAGGCTGGTGCAATCGCAGGCTACTCTTTGCTTTGGCTTCTTTTATGGGCTACTGCTATGGGGTTGTTGGTGCAGTTGCTTTCAGCGAGGCTTGGAGTGGCTACAGGGAGGCATTTAGCTGAGCTGTGTAGAGAAGAGTATCCAACCTGGGCTTCAATGGTTTTGTGGATTATGGCTGAGTTGGCTTTGATTGGTGCTGATATACAAGAGGTTATTGGAAGTGCTATTGCTATTAAGATCTTGAGTAATGGGTTTGTGCCTTTGTGGGCTGGTGTTACTATTACTGCTTGTGATTG CTTCATCTTCCTATTTCTAGAGAACTACGGTGTGAGAAAATTGGAGGCTGTATTTGCGGTCCTTATTGGAATAATGGCAGTTACATTTGGATGGATGTTTGCAGATGCAAAACCCAGTGCCTCCGAACTTTTTCTGG GTATCTTAATTCCAAAACTTAGCTCCAGAACAATACAACAGGCTGTTGGAGTTGTGGGTTGCATTATCATGCCTCACAATGTGTTCTTGCATTCTGCTCTTGTACAGTCAAGGGAGATCGACCACAATAAGAAAGACCGGGTTCAAGAAGCTCTCAGATACTACTCCATAGAGTCAACCACTGCCCTTGTAATATCGTTCGTAATCAATTTGTTTGTGACGACTGTTTTTGCTAAAGGTTTCTACGGGACAGAACTAGCCAATAGTATTGGCCTTGTAAATGCAGGGCAATATCTTCAAGACAAATACGGGGGTGGATTTTTCCCAATTTTATACATCTGGGGTATTGGATTATTAGCAGCTGGCCAAAGCAGCACCATTACTGGCACTTATGCAGGACAGTTTATCATGGGAGGTTTCCTGAACTTGAGGTTAAAGAAATGGCTTAGGGCATTGATCACTCGAAGCTGTGCTATCATCCCAACTATGATTGTTGCACTTGTTTTTGATACCTCCGAAGACTCACTAGATGTTCTGAATGAATGGCTAAATGTGCTGCAGTCAATACAGATTCCTTTTGCACTCATCCCTCTTCTCTGCTTAGTATCCAAGGAGCAAATCATGGGCACTTTCAAAATCGGCCCCATTCTTAAG ATGGTAGCTTGGCTTGTGGCTGCCCTGGTGATGGTAATCAATGGTTACCTTTTGCTCGACTTTTTCTTCAATGAAGTGACCGGAGTAGCGTTTACCACTGTAGTATGCGGTTTTACAGGTGCATATGTTGCGTTTATAATTTATCTCATTTCCAGGGGCTTTACATGTTTCTCCCGGTGCTGTCCATCTAAACAGATAGAAGTAGAGTGA